A stretch of the Perca flavescens isolate YP-PL-M2 chromosome 10, PFLA_1.0, whole genome shotgun sequence genome encodes the following:
- the LOC114563308 gene encoding basic salivary proline-rich protein 2-like, translated as MNPLGPPRTHYRAPQNTLQGPQNTLQVAPQNTLQGPPEHTTGSPREHYRVPQNTLQGPPENTLQGPPREHHRAPQGEHTTGSPRTQGPQRHRAPREQGPQNTLQGPQNTHPQNTLQGPQNTLQGPQNPQGEHTTGPPDRVPRNTLQGPPEHTQGPRVQGPPENTTGPPREHYRAPQNTLQGPPEHTTGPPREHYRVPQNTLQGPPEHTTGPPREHYRAPQNTGPPEHRGPQNTPETGSPRTHYRVPQRTPPENTTGPPEHTTGPPRTHYRVPQNTLQGPPEHTTGPPENTLQGPPEHTTGSPRTHYRGYRVPPPGSPRTHYRAPQNTLQGPPREHTTGPPREHTTGPPREHYRGLDRTD; from the exons ATGAATCCTCTGG GGCCCCCCAGAACACACTACAGGGCCCCCCAGAACACACTACAGGGTCCCCAGAACACACTACAGGTGGCCCCCCAGAACACACTACAGGGTCCCCCAGAACACACTACAGGGTCCcccagagaacactacagggtCCCCCAGAACACACTACAGGGTCCCCCAGAGAACACACTACAGGGCCCCCCCAGAGAACACCACAGGGCCCCCCAGGGAGAACACACTACAGGGTCCCCCAGAACACAGGGTCCCCAGAGACACAGGGCCCCCAGAGAACAGGGCCCCCAGAACACACTACAGGGCCCCCAGAACACACACCCCCAGAACACACTACAGGGCCCCCAGAACACACTACAGGGCCCCCAGAACCCACAGGGAGAACACACTACAGGGCCCCCAGACAGGGTCCCCCGGAACACACTACAGGGCCCCCCAGAACACACACAGGGCCCCAGAGTACAGGGCCCcccagagaacactacagggccccccagagaacactacagggcCCCCCAGAACACACTACAGGGCCCCCCAGAACACACTACAGGGCCCcccagagaacactacagggtCCCCCAGAACACACTACAGGGCCCCCCAGAACACACTACAGGGCCCcccagagaacactacagggcCCCCCAGAACACAGGTCCCCCAGAACACAGGGGCCCCCAGAACACCCCAGAGACAGGGTCCCCCAGAACACACTACAGGGTCCCCCAGAGAACACCcccagagaacactacagggcCCCCAGAACACACTACAGGGCCCCCCAGAACACACTACAGGGTCCCCCAGAACACACTACAGGGTCCCCCAGAACACACTACAGGGCCCCCAGAGAACACACTACAGGGTCCCCCAGAACACACTACAGGGTCCCCCAGAACACACTACAGGGGGTACAGGGTCCCCCCCCCAGGGTCCCCCAGAACACACTACAGGGCCCCCCAGAACACACTACAGGGGCCCCCCAGAGAACACACTACAGGGCCCCCCAGAGAACACACTACAGGGCCCCCCAGAGAACACTACAGAGGACTAGACAGGACTGACTAG